One genomic segment of Arthrobacter sp. zg-Y1110 includes these proteins:
- a CDS encoding carbohydrate ABC transporter permease has product MTVTMKPPAPAAPPEKIKPTFRQRLNVWDVKASPYLYISPFFVLFALVGLFPLVYTFYVSLYDWHLLKGQGDFIGLGNFAEVLADRFFWNSLFNTMSIFLLSAIPQLAGALLIAAVLDQNIRGKTFWRMSVLIPYVVTPVAVALIFTYMFNEQHGLINSVLSNFGIDPIMWRTETFPSHVAVASMVNWRWTGYNALILLAAMQAVPRDIYESAAIDGAGAVRRFFSITLPSIRPTMIFVVITSTIGGLQIFTEPRLFDPTYAGGPEREFQTTVLYLWEMAFQRQDFGAASAIAWLLFLIIILFGVLNLALSRRIASSDGKRQRRRPAVKGKQK; this is encoded by the coding sequence ATGACCGTAACCATGAAGCCGCCCGCGCCCGCCGCGCCGCCGGAGAAAATCAAACCCACGTTTAGGCAGCGCCTGAACGTCTGGGACGTCAAAGCCTCTCCCTACCTGTACATTTCACCGTTCTTCGTGCTCTTCGCACTGGTGGGCCTGTTTCCGCTGGTCTACACGTTCTACGTTTCGCTGTACGACTGGCACCTCCTGAAGGGCCAGGGCGACTTTATCGGGCTGGGGAACTTCGCCGAGGTCCTCGCCGACCGGTTCTTCTGGAATTCGCTTTTCAACACGATGAGCATTTTCCTGCTCTCGGCGATTCCGCAGCTGGCGGGCGCCCTGCTGATAGCCGCAGTCCTGGACCAGAACATCCGGGGCAAGACGTTCTGGCGCATGAGCGTGCTCATCCCCTACGTGGTTACGCCGGTTGCCGTAGCCCTGATTTTCACCTATATGTTCAACGAGCAGCATGGCCTCATCAACAGCGTCCTGAGCAACTTCGGCATAGATCCGATCATGTGGCGGACCGAAACCTTTCCCAGCCACGTGGCGGTGGCATCCATGGTCAACTGGCGGTGGACCGGCTACAACGCGCTGATCCTCCTGGCCGCCATGCAGGCAGTGCCGCGCGATATTTACGAATCCGCCGCTATTGACGGAGCCGGTGCCGTCCGGCGTTTCTTCAGCATTACCCTGCCGAGCATCCGGCCCACCATGATCTTCGTGGTCATCACTTCCACAATCGGAGGACTGCAGATCTTCACCGAGCCGCGCCTCTTCGATCCCACGTATGCCGGCGGCCCGGAGCGCGAGTTCCAGACCACCGTTCTTTACCTGTGGGAGATGGCCTTCCAGCGGCAGGATTTCGGAGCTGCATCGGCCATTGCCTGGCTGCTGTTCCTCATCATCATTCTTTTCGGAGTCCTCAATCTGGCCTTGTCCAGGCGGATAGCGTCATCCGACGGCAAACGGCAGCGCCGCCGGCCCGCAGTGAAAGGGAAACAAAAGTGA
- a CDS encoding GH1 family beta-glucosidase — protein sequence MTNNATERKNFPAGFIWGSATAAAQVEGAAWEDGKEDSVWDTFARTPGNVKNLDTPAVAVDHYHRMPADVALMKDLGLDSYRFSTSWARVRPGDRGTSSAGLDFYSRLVDELLGAGILPWLTLYHWDLPQALEEKGGWANRDTAYRFVEYANDVYSALGDRVQHWTTFNEPFCSSLLGYGSGVHAPGRQEPRAAIAAVHHQHLAHGLAVNELRSRGAQQLGITLNLSNSIPRDASDPVDLEAARLFDSLQNRIFLDPILRGAYPEDSLKDLEPFGLAEAIHPGDLEIIGTPIDFLGVNHYHDDQISGHPDTSGADGHSGGSGRPVASPWIGAEHITFPSRGLPRTAMGWEVNPDGLRRLLVRLGEEYPALPPLYITENGAAYDDVVSDDGSVPDAERTGFIMDHIAAVGRAIDAGADVRGYFVWSLMDNFEWSWGYSKRFGIVRVDYDTQERTVKDSGLAYSRLIAASRGEDSGTRGTATASMV from the coding sequence ATGACGAACAACGCCACGGAGCGAAAGAATTTTCCAGCGGGCTTTATCTGGGGATCCGCCACAGCGGCGGCCCAGGTCGAAGGAGCCGCATGGGAGGACGGCAAGGAAGACTCCGTGTGGGACACGTTCGCCCGGACCCCCGGAAACGTGAAGAATCTCGACACTCCGGCAGTAGCAGTGGACCATTACCACCGCATGCCTGCCGACGTCGCCCTGATGAAGGACCTTGGACTGGACTCCTACCGCTTCTCCACCAGCTGGGCACGGGTGCGGCCGGGAGACCGCGGCACCAGCAGTGCGGGGCTGGACTTCTACTCCCGCCTGGTGGATGAACTCCTCGGCGCCGGGATCCTGCCCTGGCTCACCCTCTACCACTGGGATCTGCCGCAGGCCCTGGAAGAGAAGGGCGGCTGGGCCAACCGGGACACCGCGTACCGCTTTGTTGAGTACGCCAATGATGTCTACTCGGCCCTTGGGGACCGGGTGCAGCACTGGACCACCTTCAACGAACCGTTCTGCTCGTCCCTGCTGGGCTACGGATCCGGGGTACACGCTCCGGGCCGGCAGGAACCCCGCGCCGCCATCGCAGCGGTCCACCATCAGCATCTCGCCCACGGCCTGGCTGTCAACGAACTCCGTTCCCGCGGCGCCCAGCAGCTGGGTATCACGCTGAACCTCAGCAACTCCATCCCGCGGGATGCCTCCGATCCCGTGGACCTGGAAGCGGCACGGCTCTTTGACTCCCTGCAGAACCGCATCTTCCTCGACCCCATCCTTCGGGGCGCCTATCCGGAGGATTCGCTGAAGGACCTGGAGCCGTTTGGCTTGGCCGAGGCCATCCATCCGGGCGACCTGGAGATCATTGGGACCCCCATCGATTTCCTGGGAGTGAACCATTACCACGATGACCAGATCAGCGGGCACCCGGACACCAGCGGCGCCGACGGCCATTCCGGCGGCTCCGGGAGGCCCGTGGCCTCCCCATGGATCGGCGCCGAACACATCACGTTCCCGAGCCGTGGCCTGCCCCGTACCGCCATGGGCTGGGAGGTCAACCCCGACGGGCTCCGCCGGCTCCTGGTCCGCCTGGGCGAGGAGTACCCGGCTCTGCCGCCGCTGTACATCACCGAAAACGGGGCAGCCTACGACGACGTCGTGAGCGATGACGGCAGCGTGCCGGATGCCGAACGCACCGGCTTCATCATGGACCACATCGCCGCTGTCGGCCGTGCGATTGACGCGGGAGCAGACGTCCGCGGCTACTTCGTGTGGTCCTTGATGGACAACTTCGAGTGGTCCTGGGGCTACAGCAAGCGTTTCGGTATTGTCCGGGTGGATTACGACACCCAGGAACGCACGGTCAAGGACAGCGGCCTTGCCTACAGCCGGCTGATCGCGGCTAGCCGGGGCGAGGATTCCGGCACCCGTGGGACGGCGACCGCCTCGATGGTGTGA
- the ligA gene encoding NAD-dependent DNA ligase LigA — protein MRNFHITADNYDQLVAQALSAARSYEQTDIEEMPDARFDSLLAAILSYETANGISPRHGLHWAVGHGGAEGGNVEHASPAGSLEKPGEEKVIEFAATHPDAVVEPKIDGMAIIVRYADGHLVSAATRGDGYTGEDVTAKIRGVEGLPALAGAGDFEVRGELYLNEANLGQANAIRAAAGQAPFRNARNGVAGMLNKDGTTYAGLFSFAAYSATRDADDAMEELSALGFTTARSLLPRVVLAAEDPMAAVAALGAVRSDLGFPIDGAVLKVPAAAERKTLGEGPHAPKWAVAYKYPPAQVPAVIEDIELDIGKTGRLSIRARFTPVDVDGSTIEYASLHNVRDLLKKDIRIGDSVMAYKANDVIPQVHLPRADLRDPSSTPWEPPAGCPKCGREFDKSTELWRCINPECSVSGRISYAVSRDAGLDIDGVGGSTGDALIEADLVRDVSDIFHLTEDQLADLKLGTAGSGADRVLGVKKARKIMAEIEQAKSRPLNRVITALAMRYTGRTFGRRLAARFGTMENLRRASVDDLAGVEGIGKAKAEVIHAALKDNGPVIDRLAAAGVNMGTPVSAPVKAAKAATLVTPEGEAMNVVITGSLKGSALGSLTRAGAQELIEANGGRAAGSVSKTTSLLVCAEPGSSKFVRAQELGIRIVTPDEFAEMLGADDR, from the coding sequence ATGAGGAACTTCCACATCACCGCTGACAATTACGACCAGTTGGTGGCGCAGGCCCTGTCCGCCGCCAGGTCCTACGAGCAGACCGACATCGAGGAAATGCCGGACGCCCGGTTCGACAGTCTGCTGGCGGCGATCCTGTCCTACGAAACGGCCAACGGCATCTCCCCGCGCCACGGGCTGCACTGGGCTGTCGGCCATGGGGGTGCCGAAGGCGGGAACGTCGAGCATGCCTCGCCGGCCGGATCCTTGGAAAAGCCCGGCGAGGAGAAGGTCATCGAGTTCGCCGCCACGCACCCAGATGCAGTGGTTGAACCGAAGATCGACGGCATGGCGATTATTGTCCGGTATGCGGACGGGCACCTGGTTTCTGCTGCCACGCGGGGCGACGGCTACACCGGTGAAGACGTCACCGCCAAGATCCGCGGCGTCGAGGGGCTGCCCGCGTTGGCCGGCGCGGGCGACTTCGAAGTCCGCGGCGAGCTGTACCTGAACGAGGCGAACCTGGGACAGGCCAACGCGATCCGCGCCGCGGCAGGCCAGGCGCCGTTCAGGAACGCCCGCAACGGAGTAGCCGGAATGCTGAACAAGGACGGCACCACCTACGCCGGCCTGTTCTCCTTCGCGGCATACTCCGCCACGCGGGACGCAGACGACGCGATGGAAGAGCTTTCAGCCCTGGGCTTCACGACGGCGCGGTCCCTGCTGCCGCGAGTAGTCCTGGCCGCGGAAGACCCGATGGCAGCAGTCGCTGCCCTGGGCGCGGTGCGTTCGGACCTGGGTTTCCCCATCGACGGTGCCGTCCTGAAGGTGCCCGCCGCCGCAGAGCGGAAAACCCTGGGGGAGGGACCGCATGCCCCGAAGTGGGCGGTGGCCTACAAGTACCCGCCGGCTCAGGTGCCTGCCGTCATAGAAGACATCGAACTCGATATCGGTAAGACCGGGCGGCTATCCATCCGTGCCCGGTTCACGCCCGTGGACGTGGACGGTTCCACGATCGAATATGCCTCCCTGCACAACGTCCGGGACCTGTTGAAGAAGGACATCCGCATCGGGGACTCCGTTATGGCGTACAAGGCCAATGACGTTATCCCGCAGGTCCACCTCCCGCGCGCCGACCTGCGGGACCCCTCTTCCACGCCGTGGGAACCGCCGGCAGGCTGTCCCAAATGTGGCCGGGAATTCGACAAGTCCACCGAGTTGTGGCGGTGCATCAATCCCGAATGCTCTGTTTCCGGGCGGATTTCCTACGCAGTCTCCCGCGACGCCGGGTTGGATATCGACGGCGTCGGCGGCTCCACCGGGGACGCCCTTATCGAAGCGGATCTGGTCCGGGATGTCTCGGACATCTTTCACCTGACCGAAGACCAGCTTGCCGACTTGAAGCTGGGCACGGCCGGGTCGGGCGCGGACCGGGTCCTCGGGGTCAAGAAGGCCAGAAAAATCATGGCCGAAATCGAGCAGGCCAAGTCCCGGCCGCTGAACCGGGTCATCACAGCCCTGGCCATGCGCTACACCGGACGGACCTTCGGTCGCCGCCTGGCCGCGCGCTTCGGGACGATGGAGAACCTCCGGCGCGCCTCGGTGGACGACCTCGCGGGTGTCGAAGGCATCGGCAAAGCGAAGGCTGAAGTTATCCATGCAGCGCTGAAGGACAACGGGCCGGTCATTGACCGCCTGGCCGCGGCTGGGGTGAATATGGGCACCCCGGTGTCCGCGCCGGTGAAGGCCGCCAAGGCAGCCACGCTCGTCACCCCAGAGGGGGAGGCCATGAATGTGGTCATCACCGGCTCCCTGAAGGGCAGCGCGCTGGGCTCCCTGACCCGGGCGGGTGCCCAGGAACTGATCGAAGCGAACGGAGGCCGCGCTGCCGGTTCGGTCTCGAAAACCACGTCCCTCCTGGTGTGTGCCGAGCCGGGAAGCAGCAAGTTCGTCCGTGCGCAGGAGCTGGGCATCAGGATCGTCACGCCGGACGAGTTCGCCGAGATGCTCGGAGCGGACGACCGGTAG
- a CDS encoding LacI family DNA-binding transcriptional regulator, which produces MVAALAGVSRATVSRVVNGSPSVDPSMADSVEKAVRALNYVPNRAARTLASRRTYTVTLLVPESTSKVFADPFFASVVEGIARYLNTTEYMLNMVTSSESNPEKTRRYLLGGNVDGVLVVSHHTGDHSWERLNGQLPVVFAGRPLVDAGQSYFVEVDNEEGAAAATARLTGAGRRSIATIAGPQDMLAGVDRLAGWRAEVRRAGLDDALVETGDFTVASGAAAMRRLLDRGRDIDAVFAANDQMASGAYSVLQERGLRIPEDIAVVGFDDDYYATSLSPALTTIHHPITALGGKMAEVLVDLIEGRPTERVNRLPTSLVVRDSA; this is translated from the coding sequence ATGGTGGCCGCCCTGGCCGGCGTTTCCAGGGCCACGGTGTCCCGGGTGGTCAACGGTTCCCCTTCCGTTGACCCGAGCATGGCCGACTCGGTGGAAAAGGCAGTCCGGGCGCTGAACTATGTACCCAACCGCGCCGCCCGGACCCTGGCCAGCCGGCGGACATATACGGTGACGCTGCTCGTTCCGGAGTCCACCTCCAAGGTCTTTGCGGATCCCTTCTTCGCCAGTGTGGTGGAAGGAATCGCCCGCTACCTGAACACCACCGAATACATGCTCAACATGGTGACCTCCTCGGAATCCAACCCGGAGAAAACCCGCCGTTACCTGCTGGGCGGCAACGTGGACGGCGTGCTCGTGGTTTCCCACCACACGGGCGACCATTCCTGGGAGCGGTTGAACGGTCAGCTGCCGGTGGTTTTCGCCGGGCGTCCGCTGGTGGATGCCGGTCAGAGCTACTTCGTGGAAGTGGACAATGAGGAAGGCGCTGCGGCTGCCACGGCCAGGCTCACCGGCGCCGGGCGGCGCAGCATTGCCACAATCGCCGGGCCGCAGGACATGCTTGCAGGTGTGGACCGGCTCGCCGGCTGGCGGGCTGAAGTCCGCCGTGCAGGCCTGGATGACGCCCTGGTGGAGACCGGGGACTTTACTGTAGCCTCCGGGGCGGCCGCGATGCGCCGCCTGCTGGACCGCGGCAGGGACATCGACGCGGTCTTTGCGGCAAACGACCAGATGGCGTCGGGTGCGTATTCGGTGCTGCAGGAACGGGGGCTGCGCATCCCGGAGGATATCGCCGTGGTGGGGTTCGACGACGACTACTACGCCACCAGCCTTAGTCCTGCCCTGACGACCATCCATCACCCGATCACCGCCCTGGGCGGAAAGATGGCGGAGGTGCTGGTGGACCTGATTGAAGGCCGGCCGACCGAACGGGTCAACCGCCTCCCGACATCGCTGGTGGTGCGGGACTCGGCCTAG
- a CDS encoding ABC transporter substrate-binding protein — protein MKNFRHPAAAIAGAAVVALLAVGCGGGDSEAASEDNPLKLTVTTFGTFGYDDLYAEYEEANPGIDIQANNIDRGANAQTDLFTKLAAGSGVSDVVALEEGWLGAVMDVSDQFVDLNEYGAEDIKDNWVDWKYKQGTDADGRVIGYGTDIGPQGLCYNGKLFEEAGLPSDREAVAELFGGDDATWDTYFELGNQYHEKTGKAWYDQSGFVWNSMVNQMKEGYYTADGDLNIEGNDAMKEQFMQLAAGTQAGLSANETKWDWGTGKAFTDGSFATFVCPGWMLGTIQEQLESAGGGADSGWDFADVFPGGASNWGGAFLAVPETSEHKEEAAKLAAWLTAPEQQVKQSAAANNFPSTIEAQEQLAKDATPNPMFNDAPTGAILASRAEGVVAQFKGPDDSVIQEKVFGVALTQLDAGKVDGEEAWNEAVQLLNELVVKD, from the coding sequence GTGAAGAATTTCCGACATCCCGCGGCGGCGATTGCAGGTGCTGCCGTAGTAGCCCTGCTGGCCGTAGGCTGCGGCGGCGGCGACAGCGAAGCTGCCAGTGAAGACAATCCCCTGAAGCTGACCGTCACCACCTTCGGAACCTTCGGCTACGACGATCTGTATGCCGAATACGAGGAAGCCAACCCCGGCATCGACATCCAGGCCAACAACATCGACCGCGGCGCCAATGCGCAGACGGACCTCTTCACCAAGCTCGCGGCCGGTTCCGGCGTCAGCGACGTGGTGGCCCTCGAAGAAGGCTGGCTCGGTGCGGTCATGGACGTCTCGGACCAGTTCGTGGACCTGAACGAGTACGGCGCGGAAGATATCAAGGACAACTGGGTGGACTGGAAGTACAAGCAGGGCACCGACGCCGACGGCCGGGTCATCGGCTACGGCACCGACATCGGACCGCAGGGCCTGTGCTACAACGGCAAGCTGTTCGAGGAAGCCGGCCTGCCGAGCGACCGCGAGGCCGTAGCGGAACTCTTCGGCGGCGACGACGCAACCTGGGACACCTACTTCGAACTCGGCAACCAGTACCACGAGAAGACCGGCAAGGCCTGGTACGACCAGTCCGGATTCGTCTGGAACTCCATGGTGAACCAGATGAAGGAGGGCTACTACACTGCCGACGGTGACTTGAACATCGAAGGCAATGACGCCATGAAGGAACAATTCATGCAGCTTGCTGCCGGAACCCAGGCAGGGCTCTCCGCCAACGAAACCAAGTGGGACTGGGGAACCGGCAAGGCGTTCACTGACGGTTCCTTCGCGACCTTCGTGTGCCCGGGCTGGATGCTGGGCACCATCCAGGAACAGCTCGAATCGGCCGGCGGCGGCGCGGACTCGGGCTGGGACTTCGCAGATGTCTTCCCCGGCGGGGCCTCGAACTGGGGCGGCGCGTTCCTGGCAGTCCCCGAAACCTCCGAGCACAAGGAGGAAGCCGCGAAACTCGCAGCCTGGCTCACCGCCCCCGAGCAGCAGGTGAAGCAGTCGGCGGCAGCCAACAACTTCCCCAGCACCATTGAGGCGCAGGAACAGCTGGCGAAGGACGCGACTCCCAATCCGATGTTCAACGACGCCCCCACCGGCGCGATCCTCGCTTCCCGGGCCGAAGGCGTAGTTGCCCAGTTCAAGGGCCCGGACGATTCAGTGATCCAGGAAAAGGTCTTCGGTGTGGCGCTGACCCAGCTTGATGCGGGCAAGGTCGACGGCGAAGAAGCCTGGAACGAAGCAGTTCAACTCCTGAACGAGCTGGTAGTCAAGGACTAG
- the rpsA gene encoding 30S ribosomal protein S1: protein MTITTNEKSGTPQVAINDIGTAEDFLAAIDATIKYFNDGDLVEGTVVKVDRDEVLLDIGYKTEGVIPSRELSIKHDVDPGDVVSVGDQVEALVLTKEDKEGRLILSKKRAQYERAWGDIEKVKEEDGVVTGTVIEVVKGGLILDIGLRGFLPASLVEMRRVRDLAPYIGQQIEAKIIELDKNRNNVVLSRRAWLEQTQSEVRSTFLNKLEKGQVRPGVVSSIVNFGAFVDLGGVDGLVHVSELSWKHIDHPSEVVEVGQEVTVEVLEVDLDRERVSLSLKATQEDPWQTFARTHALGQVVPGKVTKLVPFGAFVRVEDGIEGLVHISELAVRHVELAEQVVSVGDELFVKVIDIDLERRRISLSLKQANEGVDPEGTEFDPALYGMAAEYDEAGNYKYPEGFDPESNEWLEGYETQRAAWEQQYADAQARWEAHKKQVAQHNSEDIAAASESTDSGTTSYSSEPAVAETGAGTLASDEALAALREKLTGN from the coding sequence ATGACCATCACCACCAACGAGAAGTCCGGTACCCCGCAGGTCGCCATCAACGACATCGGTACTGCCGAGGACTTCCTCGCCGCGATTGACGCAACGATCAAGTACTTCAACGACGGCGATCTCGTCGAAGGTACCGTTGTCAAGGTTGACCGCGACGAGGTCCTGCTCGACATCGGTTACAAGACCGAGGGTGTCATCCCTTCCCGCGAGCTTTCCATCAAGCACGACGTTGATCCCGGAGACGTTGTCTCCGTCGGCGATCAGGTCGAAGCCCTGGTGCTCACCAAGGAAGACAAAGAAGGCCGTCTGATCCTCTCCAAGAAGCGTGCTCAGTACGAGCGTGCCTGGGGCGACATCGAGAAGGTCAAGGAAGAAGACGGCGTCGTTACCGGTACCGTCATCGAGGTTGTCAAGGGTGGTCTTATCCTCGACATCGGGCTGCGCGGCTTCCTGCCTGCATCCCTCGTGGAGATGCGTCGCGTCCGCGACCTGGCTCCGTACATCGGTCAGCAGATCGAAGCCAAGATCATCGAGCTGGACAAGAACCGCAACAACGTTGTTCTGTCCCGCCGTGCCTGGCTCGAGCAGACCCAGTCCGAGGTTCGTTCCACGTTCCTCAACAAGCTGGAAAAGGGCCAGGTTCGTCCCGGCGTTGTTTCCTCCATCGTCAACTTCGGTGCATTCGTGGACCTTGGCGGCGTAGACGGCCTCGTCCACGTTTCCGAGCTGTCCTGGAAGCACATCGACCACCCCTCCGAGGTTGTCGAAGTTGGCCAGGAAGTCACCGTTGAGGTTCTGGAAGTTGACCTTGACCGCGAGCGTGTCTCCCTGTCGCTGAAGGCTACGCAGGAAGATCCGTGGCAGACCTTCGCCCGCACCCACGCCCTCGGCCAGGTTGTTCCGGGTAAGGTCACCAAGCTCGTTCCGTTCGGTGCGTTCGTCCGCGTCGAAGACGGCATCGAAGGCCTGGTCCACATCTCCGAACTGGCTGTCCGCCACGTGGAGCTCGCCGAGCAGGTTGTCTCCGTTGGAGACGAACTGTTCGTCAAGGTCATCGACATCGATCTCGAGCGTCGCCGCATCTCGCTGTCCCTGAAGCAGGCCAACGAGGGTGTCGATCCCGAGGGCACCGAGTTCGATCCGGCTCTGTACGGCATGGCCGCAGAGTACGACGAAGCCGGCAACTACAAGTACCCGGAGGGCTTCGACCCCGAGTCCAACGAATGGCTCGAAGGCTACGAAACCCAGCGCGCAGCTTGGGAGCAGCAGTACGCTGACGCCCAGGCACGTTGGGAAGCCCACAAGAAGCAGGTTGCTCAGCACAACTCCGAGGACATCGCTGCTGCTTCGGAATCCACCGATTCCGGCACCACCAGCTACTCCTCCGAGCCGGCCGTTGCCGAGACGGGTGCCGGCACGCTGGCTTCCGACGAAGCCCTGGCTGCACTGCGCGAGAAGCTCACGGGAAACTAA
- a CDS encoding carbohydrate ABC transporter permease — protein sequence MSIVEKTAPRTQPRAPRRRPALRHRILGNGLRPGYLTYGLLLAFFIGSAYPLWWSAVVGSRSNEALSLTWPPLLPGGNFWKNVAEVFDTIPFWTALWNSILISTIITVSVVMFSTLAGYAFAKLRFRGNNGLMVAVVATMAIPTQLGIIPLFMVMRHYGWTGDIGAVIIPTLVTAFGVFFMRQYLVDVIPDELIESARMDGANMIKTFWHVALPAARPAMAILSLFTFMSAWTDFLWPMLVLDAGNPTLQTALSQLQSNRYTDYAVVLTGAVLATIPLLILFAVAGKQLISGIMQGAVKG from the coding sequence GTGAGTATCGTCGAAAAGACCGCGCCGAGGACCCAACCGCGGGCCCCGCGCCGCCGCCCGGCGCTGCGGCACCGGATCCTGGGCAACGGCCTTCGCCCCGGCTATCTGACCTACGGCCTGCTGCTCGCTTTCTTCATCGGGTCCGCCTACCCGCTGTGGTGGTCCGCAGTGGTGGGCAGCCGGTCCAATGAAGCGCTGAGCCTTACCTGGCCTCCGTTGCTGCCGGGCGGGAATTTCTGGAAGAACGTTGCCGAGGTATTCGACACCATTCCGTTCTGGACGGCGTTGTGGAACAGCATCCTGATCTCGACCATCATCACTGTTTCCGTGGTGATGTTCTCCACCCTGGCGGGTTACGCCTTCGCGAAGCTGCGTTTCCGCGGGAACAACGGGCTCATGGTCGCAGTGGTGGCAACCATGGCCATTCCGACCCAGCTCGGAATCATTCCCCTGTTTATGGTGATGCGGCACTACGGCTGGACCGGTGATATCGGCGCCGTCATCATCCCGACGCTCGTGACGGCCTTCGGCGTGTTCTTTATGCGCCAGTACCTGGTGGACGTCATTCCGGACGAACTGATCGAATCCGCGCGGATGGACGGCGCCAACATGATCAAGACGTTCTGGCATGTGGCCCTGCCCGCGGCGAGGCCGGCAATGGCCATCCTCAGCCTGTTTACCTTTATGTCCGCGTGGACGGACTTCCTGTGGCCGATGCTTGTACTCGACGCCGGAAACCCCACCCTCCAGACCGCTCTAAGCCAGCTGCAGTCCAACCGGTATACCGACTACGCGGTGGTCCTTACCGGTGCCGTGCTGGCAACCATTCCCCTGCTCATCCTTTTCGCGGTGGCAGGAAAACAACTTATATCCGGAATCATGCAGGGAGCAGTGAAGGGTTAA
- a CDS encoding methyltransferase, producing the protein MTDPAPGRTDFDFSRLRRRPDVEAPNLQAWDAADTLLLDTAAADLSAAADPDQPGVVVIGDSYGALTLGAAARHGLRRLRVHQDPLSGEQALDANAADLGLPDVFSHHSLTAPLVKDARLVLLRLPRSLAALEEIAALIAASAAPDVAVYAGGRVKHMTPAMNEVLARYFGSVTAGLGRQKSRVLTARSPLPPEQLPEPSFPVSQRHDVGLAQPLELWAYGAAFGGTALDPGTRFLLPHLASARAARRAVDLGCGTGTIAAYLALTRPDLTVLATDQSAAAASSAVRTLAANGVADRAVVTRADALGPLPDSSEELVVLNPPFHIGAAVHAGIALKLFADAGRVLQPGGELWTVWNSHLLYRPALTRLVGPTREVARNPKFTVTVSTRR; encoded by the coding sequence GTGACTGACCCCGCACCGGGCCGGACCGATTTCGACTTTTCCCGCCTGCGCCGCAGGCCGGACGTCGAAGCCCCCAACCTGCAGGCCTGGGACGCCGCCGACACCCTGCTGCTCGATACTGCCGCAGCAGATCTCTCCGCAGCAGCGGACCCGGACCAGCCCGGCGTCGTCGTCATCGGCGATTCCTACGGCGCGCTCACGCTGGGAGCTGCGGCCCGGCACGGGCTGCGCCGCCTCCGTGTGCACCAGGATCCGCTGAGCGGCGAACAGGCGCTGGATGCCAACGCCGCGGATCTGGGGCTGCCGGACGTTTTCAGCCACCATTCCCTCACGGCACCGCTTGTGAAGGACGCCCGCCTGGTGCTGCTGCGGCTCCCCCGCTCGCTGGCCGCGCTGGAAGAGATCGCTGCGCTGATCGCGGCCTCCGCCGCACCGGATGTCGCGGTCTACGCCGGCGGACGGGTCAAGCACATGACTCCGGCCATGAACGAGGTCCTCGCCCGCTACTTCGGCTCCGTCACCGCCGGGCTGGGCCGGCAGAAATCCCGGGTCCTGACGGCCCGCTCACCCCTTCCGCCAGAGCAGCTCCCGGAACCGTCCTTCCCGGTGTCGCAGCGGCACGACGTCGGCCTGGCGCAGCCGCTGGAACTCTGGGCCTACGGCGCGGCGTTCGGCGGTACCGCACTGGATCCCGGCACGCGGTTCCTGCTGCCGCACCTGGCCTCCGCCCGCGCTGCCCGACGCGCCGTGGACCTTGGCTGCGGGACCGGCACCATCGCCGCCTACCTTGCACTGACCCGACCGGACCTCACCGTGCTGGCCACGGACCAGTCAGCCGCTGCTGCGTCCTCCGCCGTGCGTACCCTGGCGGCCAACGGCGTGGCGGACCGCGCCGTCGTCACCCGGGCCGATGCGCTGGGCCCGCTGCCGGACAGCTCGGAAGAACTGGTGGTGCTGAACCCGCCGTTCCATATCGGCGCCGCGGTGCATGCCGGAATCGCACTCAAGCTTTTTGCCGATGCCGGACGTGTCCTGCAGCCGGGTGGCGAACTCTGGACGGTTTGGAACAGCCACCTGCTGTATCGGCCCGCCCTGACCAGGCTGGTGGGTCCCACCCGGGAAGTAGCCCGCAACCCCAAGTTCACGGTCACGGTCAGCACCCGGCGCTAA